Proteins from a genomic interval of Plasmodium sp. gorilla clade G2 genome assembly, chromosome: 10:
- a CDS encoding RNA-binding protein,putative — MENNSPSKGCRVYVGNLPWKVTWPILKNHMKKAGDVVRVDIFEDTQGRSKGCGIVEYATYEEAQEAISSLNDSKLEDRLIFVREDREENSGNYEKRKFNNVRKDKFYESRRRRDYDYRKEYRRDDYRRDFRRDEFRRGGGDFRRDYRREEFRRGGGEFRRSSKRNCTLIVYNLPPQVTWKELKDLFRKHGRVVRADLKNEDNSSKELIGVVIMENEYEAKNAIDALNFCNFDGYILKVNYENNE; from the exons TTATGTTGGAAATTTACCCTGGAAGGTTACATGGccaattttaaaaaatcatatgAAAAAAGCAGGAGATGTTGTAAGAGTTGATATTTTTGAAGACACACAAGGAAGATCAAAg ggaTGTGGTATTGTTGAATATGCTACTTACGAGGAAGCTCAAGAAGCAATTAGCAGCTTGAACGATTCAAAATTggaag ATCGCTTAATTTTTGTGAGGGAAGATAGAGAAGAAAATTCTGGTAATTATGAAAAGAGGAAATTCAACAACGTAAGAAAAGATAAATTTTATGAGTcaagaagaagaagagaTTATGACTACAGGAAGGAATACAGAAGGGATGATTATAGAAGAGATTTTAGAAGAGATGAATTTAGAAGAGGAGGTGGTGATTTTAGACGGGATTATAGAAGAGAAGAATTTAGAAGAGGTGGTGGAGAATTTAGAAGATCTAGTAAAAGAAATTGTACTTTGATTGTTTATAATTTACCTCCACAAGTAACATGGAAAGAATTAAAAGATTTATTTAGAAAACATGGTAGAGTTGTAAGAGcagatttaaaaaatgaagataattcTTCAAAAGAATTAATTGGTGTTGTTATTATGGAAAATGAATATGAAGCAAAAAATGCAATTGATGCTTTAAATTTTTGTAACTTTGatggatatatattaaaagttaattatgaaaataacgaataa